One window from the genome of Mucilaginibacter ginsenosidivorans encodes:
- a CDS encoding XdhC family protein has protein sequence MKEIIDIVAAYDEAFKEGKKTALAIVVQVEGSAYRRAGARMLITEDGQLTGAISGGCLEGDALRKARMVIMQQEPLLVTYDTRDDDDAKLGVGLGCNGLIHILIEPINDHLHNPVSLLKKIINNRSHAVLVTVFSTEDRKATQPGTILCLTENKHIVARGENLPYYDNLLNNASRVLENHRSETINYTDAIEYTAFVEHVKPLISLVIVGAGNDAIPLTKIASVLGWEITVVDGRPSYADPARFPSAKKVVVSKPEQALSHIIINEWTAFVLMTHNYNYEVALLKELLPVRPPYIGILGPKKKLERILGELEEGGMHMTEDRLSRIYGPVGLDIGSEGSEEIALSIVAEIKAVLSSRNGYSLKYKDTPIHNVHLKIS, from the coding sequence GCGCAGGTGCAAGGATGCTCATTACTGAAGACGGGCAACTGACCGGCGCTATCAGCGGCGGCTGCCTGGAAGGTGATGCTTTACGCAAGGCACGAATGGTGATAATGCAGCAGGAACCATTGCTTGTTACCTACGACACCCGCGACGATGATGACGCCAAGTTGGGCGTTGGCCTTGGTTGCAATGGCCTTATCCATATATTGATAGAGCCAATAAATGACCACCTTCACAACCCCGTTAGCTTATTAAAAAAGATCATTAATAACCGAAGTCATGCGGTACTTGTTACCGTATTTTCAACGGAAGACCGCAAAGCGACGCAGCCAGGTACTATTTTGTGCCTGACAGAGAATAAACACATAGTGGCCCGGGGCGAGAATTTGCCGTATTATGATAATCTGCTCAACAATGCTTCAAGAGTACTGGAAAATCACCGGTCGGAAACGATCAATTATACAGATGCCATTGAGTATACTGCTTTTGTGGAGCATGTTAAACCGTTAATATCCCTCGTGATCGTTGGCGCAGGAAACGACGCCATACCATTGACAAAGATCGCATCAGTTTTAGGGTGGGAAATTACTGTAGTCGACGGGCGGCCCTCCTACGCAGATCCAGCACGCTTCCCTTCGGCAAAAAAGGTTGTCGTGTCCAAACCTGAACAAGCATTGTCGCACATCATAATAAATGAATGGACAGCCTTTGTGCTAATGACGCACAATTACAATTACGAGGTCGCGTTGCTAAAAGAGCTACTGCCGGTACGACCACCCTACATCGGCATCCTGGGTCCGAAAAAGAAACTGGAACGTATCCTGGGTGAATTAGAGGAAGGCGGCATGCACATGACTGAAGATCGGTTAAGCCGTATCTATGGCCCGGTTGGGCTGGACATAGGCTCCGAAGGGTCGGAAGAGATTGCATTGTCCATCGTTGCTGAAATTAAGGCAGTATTATCCTCGAGAAATGGCTATTCATTAAAATATAAGGACACCCCTATCCACAATGTCCATTTGAAAATATCTTGA
- a CDS encoding nucleotidyltransferase family protein, whose translation MTGLIILAAGCSSRLGEPKQNLVFDNKTLLQRAIDAGRGSGCNPVIVVLGANAGAIVPVISGQDDILIVINPEWQEGIASSIRTGLAEIEKDDRVSNAIIMLCDQPFVDAALLQKLILAKQQSGKNIVACSYAGTIGVPALFDRILFAKLLKLQGQDGAKKILKDHPDDVATIEFDKGNIDIDTKGDYDHLLNAGN comes from the coding sequence ATGACCGGACTTATTATCCTTGCAGCAGGCTGTTCATCAAGACTTGGCGAACCTAAACAAAATCTTGTATTTGATAATAAGACGCTACTGCAAAGAGCCATCGACGCAGGAAGAGGCTCCGGCTGTAATCCCGTTATTGTGGTGTTAGGCGCTAATGCCGGTGCGATCGTCCCGGTTATCAGCGGGCAAGACGATATCCTGATCGTTATTAATCCTGAGTGGCAGGAAGGGATCGCTTCATCGATACGAACTGGTCTTGCTGAAATTGAGAAAGACGATCGCGTTAGCAACGCTATCATTATGCTTTGCGACCAGCCCTTTGTTGATGCGGCGCTTCTTCAAAAATTGATCCTTGCAAAACAGCAGTCGGGCAAAAATATCGTTGCGTGCAGCTATGCAGGAACAATAGGTGTACCGGCTTTATTTGATAGAATATTATTCGCAAAGCTTCTGAAGCTGCAGGGACAAGATGGAGCAAAAAAAATCCTGAAGGACCACCCGGATGACGTGGCAACGATTGAATTTGACAAGGGCAATATCGATATCGACACAAAAGGCGATTACGATCATTTACTCAACGCTGGCAATTAA
- a CDS encoding right-handed parallel beta-helix repeat-containing protein gives MKNILKFCVFSLALFNLHALQAQKKLITLHQGLVIKHSVIVKNKIYHLAGTDSLFLAPIVIEGDNVSVDFNGAVIDGSSDPENPDKFVGTAVIIKSGKNITIKNLIVKGFKVGVMARGISGLKIINSDFSYNFRQHLNSNREREDLADWQSYHHNEKDEWLRFGAGIYLRGCDSADIHGNIIIEGQCGLMMTNCNGGLIYNNNFSFNSGIGIGMYRSSNNRVLYNKLDWNVRGFSDGVYYRGQDSAGILVFEQCDNNTFAWNSVTHSGDGFFLWAGQTTMDSGEGGCNDNLLFSNDFSYAPTNGVELTFSRNKVINNIIHDCWHGVWGGFSYNTIIANNDFAGNMSSIAIEHGKDNIIDQNTFTSEKVGIELWSNPKRPKDFGYLKKRDTRSINYSIRNNTFTDVKNIFNINNTDNVAIDNNKISGSTLQQKFDTTVNDLEIDKTGGQAKPVIDSSYFPKPGVIVSGQNTRLAASEPQGKKYIMMTEWGPYSFKYPIAWWNKTDSSGKISLDVLGPAGKWKIIGIKGATALTNASGVLPGNVTIRKDTSALTNIDIKFEYKGDAVTSAFGKKYRAGQPYYFYYRQFDIPYKWETKWFVFDTTSDPVKNEAKFRQLMAGKPVKTTEGTELSIVFGKGFGKNIPREKIATMSSSAIDVPEGLYKIGISASEMVRVYIDDKLVMENWDPSRLIYDADYHRDAVLPLKGRHIMRIEQAQYGDYGMLNIIIKPVYKGN, from the coding sequence ATGAAAAATATTCTGAAATTCTGTGTTTTTTCTTTAGCGCTGTTTAACCTGCATGCCCTGCAAGCTCAAAAGAAGCTTATTACTTTACATCAGGGGCTTGTTATTAAACATTCCGTAATTGTCAAAAATAAAATTTACCATTTAGCAGGCACCGATTCATTGTTCCTGGCACCAATTGTTATTGAAGGCGATAATGTCTCAGTAGATTTTAATGGTGCCGTGATCGACGGCTCTTCCGATCCGGAAAACCCGGACAAATTCGTGGGCACAGCTGTTATTATTAAAAGCGGGAAGAACATCACCATAAAAAATCTAATAGTTAAAGGTTTTAAAGTAGGTGTAATGGCGCGGGGAATAAGCGGTCTTAAGATAATTAATAGCGATTTCAGTTATAATTTCAGGCAGCATTTGAATAGTAACCGGGAACGGGAAGACCTAGCCGACTGGCAAAGCTACCACCATAATGAAAAAGATGAATGGCTTCGTTTTGGCGCAGGAATTTACTTAAGGGGCTGCGATAGCGCAGATATTCATGGCAACATTATTATTGAAGGACAGTGCGGGCTAATGATGACTAATTGCAATGGAGGTTTGATATACAATAATAATTTCTCATTTAATTCTGGAATCGGGATCGGGATGTACCGCAGCAGTAATAACCGTGTCCTTTATAACAAGCTTGACTGGAACGTGCGTGGCTTTAGCGATGGTGTTTATTACCGCGGGCAGGATTCGGCCGGTATCCTGGTATTTGAGCAATGTGATAATAATACTTTTGCATGGAATTCGGTAACCCACTCGGGCGATGGATTCTTTCTATGGGCGGGTCAAACGACGATGGATAGCGGCGAAGGCGGCTGTAATGATAACCTGCTTTTCTCGAACGATTTTTCCTATGCCCCCACAAACGGGGTTGAGCTTACCTTCAGCCGTAATAAGGTTATCAATAATATCATACACGATTGCTGGCATGGCGTGTGGGGAGGATTTAGTTATAACACCATCATCGCTAACAATGACTTTGCGGGCAACATGTCTTCTATAGCCATAGAGCACGGCAAGGATAATATTATTGATCAGAATACTTTTACAAGTGAAAAAGTTGGTATCGAATTATGGTCAAATCCTAAAAGGCCTAAAGATTTTGGCTACCTGAAAAAAAGAGATACCAGGAGCATCAACTACAGCATCAGGAACAACACTTTTACCGATGTTAAGAATATTTTCAATATCAATAATACAGATAATGTGGCAATCGATAACAATAAAATATCGGGCAGTACTTTACAGCAAAAGTTTGATACCACGGTAAACGATCTTGAAATTGATAAAACAGGCGGCCAGGCGAAACCTGTAATAGACAGTAGTTATTTTCCAAAGCCGGGCGTTATTGTGAGCGGGCAAAACACCCGTTTAGCTGCGTCAGAACCACAAGGCAAAAAATATATCATGATGACGGAATGGGGGCCATACAGCTTTAAATACCCCATAGCCTGGTGGAATAAAACCGATAGTTCGGGTAAAATAAGTCTGGATGTGCTTGGCCCGGCCGGGAAATGGAAGATCATCGGCATTAAAGGCGCCACTGCACTAACGAACGCATCGGGTGTGCTGCCGGGGAACGTGACGATCCGGAAAGACACATCAGCATTAACAAACATTGATATAAAATTTGAATATAAGGGTGATGCGGTTACTTCAGCATTCGGAAAAAAATATAGAGCCGGGCAGCCATATTATTTTTATTACAGGCAATTTGATATCCCATATAAATGGGAGACAAAATGGTTCGTTTTCGATACGACCAGCGACCCGGTTAAGAACGAAGCTAAATTCAGGCAACTAATGGCCGGAAAACCTGTTAAAACAACAGAAGGTACCGAATTAAGCATCGTATTCGGAAAAGGCTTTGGTAAAAACATTCCGAGGGAGAAGATAGCAACAATGTCCTCATCAGCCATAGATGTTCCGGAAGGACTGTATAAGATCGGGATAAGCGCATCGGAGATGGTAAGAGTTTATATCGACGATAAATTGGTTATGGAGAATTGGGACCCCTCCAGGCTTATTTATGACGCCGATTACCACCGTGATGCGGTATTGCCTTTAAAAGGCCGGCATATTATGCGCATTGAACAAGCCCAATATGGAGATTATGGTATGCTGAATATTATTATCAAACCTGTTTATAAAGGAAACTAA
- a CDS encoding alpha-isopropylmalate synthase regulatory domain-containing protein — protein MTKSQRHIEIMDTTLRDGEQTSGVSFSASEKLTIAQLLLTEVKVDRIEIASARVSEGEFQAVKKITDWASENGFIDKIEVLTFVDGTTSVDWMVKAGAKVMNLLTKGSMNHLKYQLKKTPEQHFQEVSEVIAYAAQNGIACNVYLEDWSNGMRHSKDYVFQYLEFLVKQPVKRILLPDTLGVLIPSETREYLKEIVEKYPDIHFDFHAHNDYDLSIANVLEAVNAGVRGLHLTINGMGERAGNAPLASTIAVLNDFVKDVNTSVDEASLYSVSKLVETFSGFRIPANKPVVGENVFTQTAGIHADGDKKNNLYFNDLMPERFGRTRKYALGKTSGKANIENNLQQLGIRLSDADLKKVTQKIIELGDRKETVTQSDLPYIISDVLDSDAIEEKVHVENYVLTHSKNLRPSVTLRINVNGETFEEHAQGDGQYDAFMNALKVIYQKKKLVLPMLTDYAVRIPPGGKSDALCETIITWEYSGKEFKTRGLDSDQTVSAIKATQKMLNVI, from the coding sequence ATGACCAAATCGCAACGCCACATTGAAATAATGGATACCACGCTAAGGGATGGTGAACAAACCAGCGGTGTATCCTTCTCTGCCTCCGAAAAACTGACCATTGCCCAGTTATTGCTTACTGAAGTGAAAGTCGACCGCATCGAAATCGCATCGGCCCGGGTATCAGAAGGAGAGTTCCAGGCGGTGAAGAAGATAACAGACTGGGCGTCGGAGAATGGCTTTATCGATAAGATCGAGGTGCTGACATTTGTAGACGGTACGACATCGGTTGACTGGATGGTAAAAGCAGGGGCGAAGGTGATGAACCTGCTCACGAAAGGTTCGATGAACCACCTCAAGTACCAGCTTAAAAAAACGCCTGAACAGCATTTTCAGGAAGTGAGCGAGGTAATAGCATATGCCGCGCAAAATGGTATAGCCTGTAACGTATACCTCGAGGACTGGAGCAATGGTATGCGTCATTCTAAGGATTATGTGTTCCAATACCTTGAGTTTTTAGTTAAACAGCCGGTTAAGCGGATATTATTGCCTGATACCCTGGGAGTTTTGATACCATCTGAAACAAGGGAATATTTAAAGGAAATAGTTGAGAAATATCCGGACATTCATTTTGACTTTCATGCCCATAATGATTACGACCTGAGTATTGCCAATGTGCTGGAGGCCGTAAATGCCGGAGTAAGGGGCTTACACCTTACGATCAACGGCATGGGCGAACGTGCGGGAAATGCTCCTTTGGCAAGTACCATAGCTGTTTTAAATGATTTTGTGAAGGATGTGAATACTTCCGTTGATGAAGCCTCGCTTTATTCGGTTAGTAAGCTGGTGGAAACTTTTTCAGGCTTTCGCATCCCAGCAAATAAGCCTGTAGTTGGCGAAAATGTGTTTACCCAAACTGCCGGTATCCATGCTGATGGTGATAAAAAGAACAATCTTTACTTTAATGACCTGATGCCCGAACGTTTTGGGCGCACGCGCAAATACGCGCTTGGTAAAACAAGCGGCAAGGCTAACATCGAAAATAACCTGCAGCAACTGGGCATTCGCCTGTCCGATGCCGATTTGAAAAAGGTAACCCAAAAAATAATTGAATTGGGCGACAGGAAGGAAACAGTAACGCAATCCGACCTGCCCTATATCATTTCGGATGTACTGGACAGCGATGCAATAGAAGAGAAGGTTCATGTAGAGAACTACGTGCTTACACATTCCAAAAATTTGCGGCCATCGGTTACACTGCGGATCAACGTCAATGGTGAAACCTTTGAAGAACATGCGCAAGGCGATGGCCAATACGATGCTTTTATGAACGCCCTGAAAGTGATCTATCAAAAAAAGAAACTGGTATTGCCTATGCTGACGGATTACGCCGTACGCATTCCTCCGGGCGGTAAATCCGACGCTTTGTGCGAAACTATCATTACCTGGGAGTATAGCGGCAAGGAATTCAAAACCCGAGGTTTGGATAGCGATCAAACCGTTTCGGCCATCAAGGCTACGCAAAAGATGCTCAACGTCATTTAA
- a CDS encoding GNAT family N-acetyltransferase — translation MEINYRAATNADIAALARLRSEGWGEAQYWMPRITGYLDGTRHPQKALAPRVAFVAMKDDEIIGFIAGHLTTRLDCDGELEWIDVTSKHRRKGIASELVRLLAKWFEEKGARKVCVDPGNEAARKFYASMGAENLDQHWMYWRDISHLSHSL, via the coding sequence ATGGAAATAAACTACCGCGCCGCAACTAACGCTGACATCGCGGCTTTGGCGCGGTTGCGTTCGGAAGGCTGGGGCGAGGCGCAATATTGGATGCCAAGAATAACGGGCTACCTGGATGGTACGCGCCACCCACAAAAAGCATTAGCGCCCCGTGTTGCTTTTGTCGCAATGAAAGATGATGAAATCATCGGTTTTATTGCCGGCCATTTAACCACGCGACTGGATTGTGATGGCGAACTGGAATGGATAGATGTAACGAGTAAGCATCGCCGGAAAGGAATAGCAAGCGAATTAGTGCGTCTTTTGGCTAAATGGTTCGAAGAAAAGGGCGCGCGAAAAGTCTGCGTCGACCCTGGAAACGAAGCAGCAAGAAAGTTTTATGCATCAATGGGTGCAGAAAATTTGGATCAGCACTGGATGTATTGGAGAGATATTTCCCACCTATCCCATAGTCTTTAA
- a CDS encoding Nif3-like dinuclear metal center hexameric protein: MSTENKQPVGQNSQGRRKFIRDSALIAGAGVAALSIPQMSSAAGFFKPDGTYTVRQIMDMFIGQVPGGVKSNTVDTLKSGSPDTVVTGIVTTMFATVGIIEKTIKLGANFIIAHEPTFYNHTDNTDWLKDDDVYQYKANLLKEHGITVWRNHDYIHTMNPDPVTVTALKLLEWDQYSDKDIPNVLTMSSTPLHELISHAKKVLRIDTVRYIGDLSAQCRRVIYMPGAAGGQRQIETISKLKPNVLFCGEISEWETAEYVRDARAKGDNINLVVMGHIASEEPGSQFMLEWLNKNIPGVKVDHISPGNSLKFY, encoded by the coding sequence ATGTCAACCGAAAACAAGCAACCTGTTGGGCAAAATAGCCAGGGCCGCCGTAAATTCATCCGCGATTCAGCCCTGATCGCCGGGGCAGGAGTGGCCGCTTTATCTATTCCGCAAATGAGCAGCGCCGCCGGATTCTTTAAGCCTGACGGTACGTACACTGTCAGGCAGATCATGGATATGTTTATCGGCCAGGTGCCAGGTGGGGTAAAAAGCAACACGGTAGATACACTAAAATCAGGTAGCCCCGATACAGTGGTTACCGGCATAGTAACGACGATGTTTGCAACCGTCGGCATTATTGAAAAAACGATAAAACTGGGCGCAAATTTCATTATCGCCCACGAACCAACCTTTTACAATCATACAGATAACACCGATTGGCTGAAAGACGATGATGTTTATCAGTATAAGGCCAATCTTTTAAAAGAACATGGTATTACGGTTTGGCGCAACCACGATTATATTCACACCATGAACCCGGACCCGGTTACTGTTACAGCTCTAAAGCTGCTGGAGTGGGATCAGTATTCTGATAAGGATATACCCAATGTTCTCACCATGTCCAGTACACCGCTTCACGAATTGATCAGCCACGCAAAAAAAGTATTGCGCATCGATACGGTAAGGTATATCGGCGATCTTTCCGCACAATGCAGGCGGGTTATCTACATGCCTGGTGCTGCCGGCGGCCAGCGGCAAATAGAAACTATCAGTAAATTAAAGCCCAACGTTCTTTTCTGTGGTGAAATATCTGAATGGGAGACTGCCGAATATGTGCGCGATGCAAGGGCCAAAGGTGATAATATCAATTTGGTGGTGATGGGTCATATCGCCAGTGAAGAGCCTGGCTCACAATTTATGTTAGAGTGGCTGAACAAGAATATACCGGGTGTAAAGGTTGATCATATTTCGCCCGGCAATTCGTTGAAATTTTATTAA